From Camelina sativa cultivar DH55 chromosome 7, Cs, whole genome shotgun sequence, one genomic window encodes:
- the LOC104702595 gene encoding F-box protein At1g78100-like — MDAFDAIPDPVVIDILNKVGDVKTLIRCRSVSKRFNSLATQSDSLLLQLDQILGTTDSDPEIDSPIASFFRSLFKSIHGFLPIFPKPADPAEILTRSPKTPAQILVGFERIRNLEVELYGGDVKLEKGAAVKWKAEFGKTLKSCVIVAFRSATVNTTPGTTDSSASAAVDGAVESDSEFVCGLKTRVVWTISALMAASTRHYLMRDLVKDHKEMEKLTVRDREGEGTVVMDAAGMKEYRETEAREEDKGIERVGERTVVPSVRMSMRHAPSLLLKSGICLEAATLVVVRPSGVASDDNDAELVTEAFAGDGGDCMYGEAVTALLKRRRNVLEMNSF, encoded by the coding sequence ATGGATGCTTTTGATGCGATTCCAGATCCTGTGGTCATCGACATTTTAAACAAAGTCGGTGACGTGAAAACGTTGATACGGTGCCGTTCCGTTTCGAAACGATTCAACTCGTTAGCCACTCAGTCCGACTCGCTCCTTCTCCAACTCGATCAGATCCTCGGAACCACCGATTCTGACCCCGAGATCGATTCCCCGATCGCTAGCTTTTTCCGATCTCTGTTCAAATCAATTCACGGCTTCCTCCCTATCTTCCCCAAGCCAGCTGACCCGGCCGAGATCCTAACCCGATCTCCGAAAACTCCGGCTCAGATTCTCGTCGGGTTTGAACGGATCCGGAACCTTGAGGTGGAGTTATACGGCGGCGATGTCAAGCTAGAGAAAGGCGCCGCCGTTAAGTGGAAGGCTGAGTTCGGGAAAACACTCAAGAGCTGCGTCATCGTTGCTTTCCGTTCAGCCACGGTTAATACTACCCCAGGAACTACCGATTCTTCCGCCTCCGCCGCCGTCGACGGTGCTGTGGAGTCTGATTCTGAGTTCGTCTGTGGGTTGAAGACGCGCGTGGTGTGGACGATCAGCGCGTTGATGGCGGCTTCGACGCGTCATTACCTGATGAGAGATTTGGTGAAAGATcacaaggagatggagaaattGACTGTACGTGACAGAGAAGGTGAAGGTACGGTGGTGATGGACGCTGCGGGGATGAAAGAATACAGAGAGACGGAGGCGCGTGAGGAGGATAAAGGAATTGAGCGCGTCGGGGAACGCACTGTGGTTCCTAGCGTGAGGATGAGTATGAGACACGCGCCGTCGCTGCTGTTGAAGAGCGGGATTTGTCTCGAAGCCGCGACGCTTGTGGTCGTAAGGCCGAGTGGTGTAGCTTCCGATGATAACGACGCCGAGCTGGTGACGGAGGCTTTCGCCGGAGATGGCGGCGATTGTATGTACGGAGAAGCCGTTACGGCGTTGCTCAAGCGTAGGAGGAATGTGTTAGAGATGAAttctttctaa
- the LOC104702596 gene encoding nucleolar GTP-binding protein 2-like: MIKGSNGNRGSSSSGYSADLLVCFPSRAHLALTPKPICSPSRPSDSSTNRRPHHRRQLSKLSGGGGGGGGHGSPALWAKQASSKNMGGDEIAEPTSPKVTCAGQIKVRPSKCGGGKGKNWQSVMEEIERIHDSRSQSKFLGLKKDVMGFLTCLRNIRFDFRCFGDFRHADVTSDDEEDEDDDEDEDEEVEGEEENSKNVFSKWFMVLQEEQSNNDDAKNNKCCDAVDGDEKKRDLEKSDAEPAVPPPNALFLMRCRSAPAKSWLEERMKAKTEQDNREEEEETEDQETNTKKTKKDLRSLMEEEKMELVLMRYDTEFYRLSSDIAKETWVVGGVQDPLSRSRSWKS, from the coding sequence ATGATCAAAGGAAGCAATGGAAACAgaggatcttcttcttctggttacTCTGCAGATTTGTTGGTTTGTTTCCCTTCCAGAGCCCACTTAGCTCTTACTCCTAAGCCCATTTGTAGCCCATCTCGTCCTTCCGACTCCTCCACTAACCGTCGTCCCCATCACCGTCGCCAGCTAAGTAAACTCTccggcggcggtggtggaggaggaggacatGGGAGTCCTGCTTTGTGGGCTAAACAAGCGAGCAGTAAGAATATGGGTGGTGACGAAATAGCTGAACCAACATCGCCTAAAGTCACTTGCGCCGGTCAGATCAAAGTCCGGCCGAGCAAATGCGGAGGAGGAAAAGGAAAGAATTGGCAATCGGTGATGGAAGAGATCGAGAGGATACATGATAGTAGATCGCAAAGCAAGTTTTTAGGGTTGAAGAAAGATGTGATGGGTTTCTTGACTTGTCTCAGAAACATCAGATTCGACTTCAGGTGTTTTGGTGATTTCCGACATGCTGATGTCACaagcgacgacgaagaagacgaagatgatgatgaagatgaggatgaagaagtagaaggagaagaagagaactcaaagaaTGTTTTCTCCAAATGGTTTATGGTTTTACAAGAGGAACAGAGCAACAACGACGACGCTAAGAACAACAAGTGTTGTGACGCCGTAGATGGTGATGAGAAGAAACGCGATCTTGAAAAGTCAGACGCAGAACCGGCGGTTCCGCCGCCAAACGCGCTTTTTCTTATGCGGTGTAGATCAGCTCCAGCGAAGAGTTGGTTAGAAGAGAGAATGaaagcaaaaacagagcaagataacagagaagaagaagaagaaacagaggatcaaGAAACGAatacgaagaagacgaagaaggatttgagatcactaatggaggaagagaagatgGAACTGGTGTTGATGAGATACGATACTGAGTTTTACAGACTCTCTTCAGACATCGCTAAGGAAACTTGGGTTGTCGGCGGGGTTCAAGATCCTCTGTCTCGGAGTCGAAGCTGGAAaagctga
- the LOC104702597 gene encoding inactive TPR repeat-containing thioredoxin TTL3-like: protein MAKLKKLSTGQKMGCESVLGCIFQSWSPRRRKPSLPEKDRRVKDNLPSKSTPTITNPKILPRVSTDTSSQPKKSDSQKPQQKQITDENQPRKSSDSTRKSSDSAKKSISSGSSRTESKRFSLNGVMGNIIVKPQPAVKADVPKTKSRWEGKPVNYRLDPEALKRMGNEEYCRGRFAQALVFYERAISADPKTPTYWCNKSAALISLGRLLEASDACEEALRLNPTYERAHQRLASLQLRLGEVEKALSHYNEAGKYTETKHIEQVEDVIKCLKRCDEARRSKEWNVALKETLFAISYGADSSPRVYALQTEALLHLQRHEEAYSVYQKGTKRFEIDSFIKIFGLSITSYLLMVGAQVYIAVGRFEDAVTASRQAARLDPSSEEVNVVAKTARAVASARLSGNLLFNASKFEGACVVYTEGLEKDPYNALLLCNRAASRFKIGLFEKAIEDCTLALSLQPSYRKARRRRADSYAKLEKWQHAIQEYELLLMETPGDEETRRALAEVNVRFRKQTGRNVRFKGIGSDLVVVN, encoded by the exons ATGGCGAAATTGAAGAAGTTATCCACAGGTCAAAAAATGGGTTGTGAGAGTGTCCTTGGATGTATTTTCCAAAGCTGGAGCCCTCGTCGGAGAAAACCCTCTTTACCGGAAAAAGATCGCAGGGTAAAAGATAACTTGCCTTCCAAGTCAACACCCACCAttacaaaccctaaaatcctCCCCAGAGTGTCCACCGATACTTCTTCTCAACCAAAGAAGTCTGATTCCCAGAAACcccaacaaaagcaaataacCGATGAGAACCAACCGAGAAAATCATCAGATTCCACCAGAAAATCATCAGATTCAGCAAAGAAATCGATTTCCTCGGGCTCATCAAGAACAGAGAGCAAGAGATTCTCTCTTAACGGCGTCATGGGAAACATCATCGTGAAACCACAGCCCGCCGTTAAAGCTGACGTCCCGAAGACGAAAAGCCGGTGGGAGGGCAAGCCTGTAAATTACAGACTCGATCCAGAGGCTCTCAAGAGAATGGGAAACGAAGAGTATTGTCGTGGGAGGTTTGCACAAGCTCTTGTGTTTTACGAGAGAGCCATCTCAGCTGACCCCAAAACGCCGACGTATTGGTGTAACAAATCAGCCGCTTTGATCAGTCTCGGTCGTCTTCTTGAAGCTTCCGATGCTTGTGAAGAAGCTTTAAGACTAAACCCAACTTATGAGAGAGCTCATCAGAGACTCGCTTCCCTCCAACTCAG atTGGGTGAGGTTGAAAAAGCTTTGAGTCATTATAACGAAGCTGGAAAATATACAGAGACAAAACATATAGAACAAGTTGAAGATGTTATAAAATGCTTAAAGAGGTGCGATGAAGCTCGAAGATCAAAGGAATGGAATGTTGCGTTGAAAGAGACTCTTTTTGCGATATCATATGGAGCCGATTCTTCTCCTAGG GTCTATGCGCTTCAAACCGAGGCTTTATTGCATCTTCAGCGACACGAGGAAGCGTACAGCGTGTACCAGAAAGGAACAAAACGCTTCGAGATCGATAGTTTCATAAAGATTTTTGGTCTTTCCATCACTTCTTACCTCTTAATGGTCGGAGCTCAGGTCTACATTGCAGTAGGAAG ATTTGAAGATGCAGTAACCGCGTCAAGGCAAGCGGCTCGACTGGATCCAAGTAGCGAAGAAGTAAACGTGGTAGCTAAAACAGCGAGAGCGGTTGCTTCAGCGAGACTGAGCGGAAACTTGCTTTTCAACGCGTCAAAATTCGAAGGGGCTTGCGTGGTTTACACGGAAGGACTAGAGAAAGATCCCTATAATGCCCTCTTGCTATGTAACAGAGCTGCCTCAAGATTTAAGATTGGTCTGTTCGAGAAAGCCATTGAAGATTGCACATTGGCTCTCAGTCTCCAGCCATCCTACAGAAAGGCGAGACGGCGCAGGGCTGATTCTTATGCCAAG TTGGAGAAATGGCAACACGCGATTCAAGAATATGAGTTGTTGTTGATGGAGACACCTGGAGATGAAGAGACTAGAAGAGCCTTGGCTGAGGTGAATGTCCGATTTAGGAAGCAGACCGGTAGAAATGTCCGGTTTAAAGGAATCGGCTCGGATTTAGTTGTGGTTAATTGA